A region from the Sander vitreus isolate 19-12246 chromosome 1, sanVit1, whole genome shotgun sequence genome encodes:
- the LOC144521829 gene encoding nuclear receptor subfamily 2 group F member 1-B-like, with translation MAMVAWRNPEGVGDTQGTLSSSVSQVAPLSLPGELTGHMNPASSLEIPPAAAAAPPGAPPPNPSSSTTTSTTINNNNTSSSSSSSSSMDKQQSQQIECIVCGDKSSGKHYGQFTCEGCKSFFKRSVRRNLSYTCRANRNCPVDQHHRNQCQYCRLKKCLKVGMRREAVQRGRLPTQSYHGQFALTNGDPLQCHSYLSGYISLLLRAEPYPTSRFGSQCLQSNNIMGIENICELAARMLFSAVEWARNIPFFPDLQVTDQVALLRLTWSELFVLNAAQCSMPVHVAPLLAAAGLHASPMSADRVVAFMDHIRVFQEQVEKLKVLHVDSAEYSCIKAIVLFTTDACGLSDVSHVEGLQEKSQCALEEYVRSQYPNQPNRFGKLLLRLPSLRTVSSSVIEQLFFVRLVGKTPIETLIRDMLLSGSSFNWPYMPIQ, from the exons ATGGCTATGGTGGCGTGGAGAAACCCCGAGGGCGTCGGGGACACTCAGGGGACCCTCTCCTCATCGGTGTCCCAGGTCGcacctctgtctctgcctgGGGAGCTGACGGGACACATGAACCCGGCGTCTTCTCTGGAAATACcgccggcagcagcagcagcacccccGGGCGCACCGCCGCCCAATCCGTCCAGCAGCACCACCACGAGCACCACcatcaataacaacaacacctcctcttcctcgtcctcctcctcgtccaTGGACAAACAGCAGAGCCAGCAGATCGAGTGCATCGTGTGCGGGGATAAATCCAGCGGGAAGCACTACGGACAGTTCACATGTGAAGGATGTAAGAGCTTCTTTAAACGCAGCGTCAGGAGAAACCTGTCCTACACCTGCAGGGCCAACAGGAACTGTCCCGTTGACCAGCACCACCGCAACCAGTGCCAGTACTGTCGCCTCAAGAAATGCCTCAAAGTCGGCATGAGGAGGGAAG CTGTCCAGAGAGGCAGACTTCCTACACAGTCTTATCACGGCCAGTTTGCTCTGACAAACGGAGACCCTCTCCAGTGTCATTCCTATCTATCGGGATACATCTCTCTCCTGCTGCGGGCCGAGCCCTACCCGACCTCCAGGTTCGGCTCTCAGTGCCTGCAAAGCAACAATATCATGGGCATCGAGAACATCTGTGAGCTAGCGGCCCGGATGCTCTTCAGCGCCGTGGAATGGGCCCGCAACATCCCTTTCTTCCCGGACCTGCAGGTAACGGACCAGGTGGCCCTGCTCCGCCTCACCTGGAGCGAACTGTTCGTCCTGAACGCCGCCCAGTGCTCCATGCCCGTCCACGTCGCCCCGCTGCTGGCCGCAGCCGGCCTCCATGCCTCCCCGATGTCCGCGGACCGGGTGGTGGCCTTCATGGACCACATCCGGGTCTTCCAGGAGCAGGTGGAGAAGCTCAAGGTGCTGCACGTGGATTCAGCAGAGTACAGCTGCATCAAGGCCATCGTGCTGTTCACCACAG ATGCTTGTGGTCTGTCAGACGTGAGCCATGTGGAGGGTCTGCAGGAGAAATCGCAGTGTGCGTTAGAGGAGTATGTGAGGAGCCAGTATCCCAACCAGCCTAACAGGTTTGGGAAGCTGCTGCTCCGCTTGCCTTCCCTCCGCACCGTCTCTTCTTCTGTCATAGAGCAGCTTTTCTTCGTCCGTCTGGTGGGGAAAACCCCCATAGAAACTCTGATAAGGGACATGCTGCTGTCCGGAAGCAGCTTCAACTGGCCTTACATGCCTATTCAGTAG